Proteins encoded in a region of the Xylocopa sonorina isolate GNS202 chromosome 1, iyXylSono1_principal, whole genome shotgun sequence genome:
- the Taf13 gene encoding TATA-box binding protein associated factor 13 isoform X1, whose product MTTEEAFEQFEDEEAEIPIGGTLPGGRKRLFSKELRCMMYGFGDDQNPYTESVDLLEDLVIEFITEMTHRAMEIGRTGRVQVEDIVFLVRKDPRKYARVKDLLTMNEELKKARKAFDEVKYAGTVNQ is encoded by the exons aTGACTACAGAAGAAGCTTTCGAACAG TTCGAAGATGAGGAGGCAGAAATTCCGATCGGCGGAACTTTACCTGGAGGTAGAAAACGATTATTTTCGAAGGAATTACGCTGCATGATGTATGGTTTTGGGGATGATCAAAATCCTTACACAGAGAGTGTGGATTTATTAGAAGATCTGGTTATTGAATTTATCACTGAAATGACGCACAGAGCTATGGAAATCGGTCGTACAGGTCGTGTACAAGTAGAGGATATTGTATTCCTAG TTAGAAAAGACCCGAGAAAATATGCAAGGGTCAAGGATCTCCTGACAATGAACGAAGAATTAAAGAAAGCTAGAAAAGCATTCGATGAAGTTAAATATGCAGGTACTGTCAATCAGTAA
- the Ipp gene encoding inositol polyphosphate 1-phosphatase isoform X1 — protein MKNGSRLLSILLKVAEKAANIARACRHNDALFKILVQEKSDEEKNPRFFQDFKTLADVLIQETIKHDIGLEFPELVEVVQGEENNIFSNAMGETIVVEVCSTTEETAKLLAKVMGSDIATAELLAIEVHKDVQFSDIPMVAELPDDFDIDIRDLGIWIDPIDSTADYINGGEKVDDATGVHISGLRCVTVLIGVYLKSTGTPIVGVINQPFYTNADSLWKGNCYWGYVENNVRKCSIVKESNNKKIIVLSRVEDENVKSKLLDAGFTLVEAAGAGYKILSVALGQVDAYILSKGSTYKWDTCGPQALLRSLDGGIIEFQSFIKNSNSDYIDVNYLPTSMKFSNSNGLIAYRNFETLETLKSILCE, from the exons ATGAAAAACGGAAGCAGACTACTGTCAATCCTACTCAAAGTAGCAGAAAAAGCAGCAAATATTGCAAGAGCTTGCAGGCACAATGATGCTCTATTCAAAATACTTGTGCAAGAGAAGTCAGACGAAGAAAAGAATCCACGATTCTTTCAGGACTTCAAAACTTTGGCAGACGTTCTTATACAAGAAACAATTAAACACGACATAGGGTTAGAG TTTCCAGAATTGGTTGAGGTAGTACAGGGAGAAGAAAATAACATTTTCAGTAATGCTATGGGTGAAACTATAGTGGTAGAAGTATGTTCTACTACCGAAGAAACTGCCAAACTATTAGCTAAGGTgatgggtagcgatatcgcaactgcgGAATTATTGGCTATAGAAGTTCACAAGGATGTCCAATTCTCAGATATTCCAATGGTGGCAGAGCTACCTGATGATTTTGATATTGACATTCGTGATCTTGGTATATGGATAGATCCAATTG ATTCTACAGCGGATTATATAAACGGAGGTGAAAAGGTGGATGATGCTACTGGTGTGCATATCAGTGGTTTACGGTGTGTCACTGTTTTAATTGGGGTGTATTTGAAAAGCACAGGTACACCAATTGTTGGAGTGATTAATCAACCTTTTTATACAAATGCTGATTCATT ATGGAAGGGCAACTGCTATTGGGGATATGTGGAAAACAATGTTAGAAAATGTTCCATAGTGAAAGAATCTAACAACAAAAAGATAATTGTACTCAGTAGAGTTGAAGATGAGAATGTGAAGTCTAAGCTTCTAGATGCTGGTTTTACTTTAGTAGAAGCAGCTGGGGCTGGTTATAAAATATTAAGCGTTGCTCTTGGGCAAGTCGATGCTTACATTTTATCTAAAGGCTCCACATACAAGTGGGACACATGTGGACCGCAAGCTTTGTTACGTTCTTTAGATGGTGGAATTATTGAATTCCAAAGttttataaagaattctaattctgaTTACATAGATGTAAACTATTTACCTACATCCATGAAGTTCTCAAACAGTAATGGTTTGATAGCGTATCGAAATTTTGAAACTTTGGAAACTTTAAAATCAATTCTATGCGAATAG
- the Ipp gene encoding inositol polyphosphate 1-phosphatase isoform X2: protein MKNGSRLLSILLKVAEKAANIARACRHNDALFKILVQEKSDEEKNPRFFQDFKTLADVLIQETIKHDIGLEFPELVEVVQGEENNIFSNAMGETIVVEVCSTTEETAKLLAKVMGSDIATAELLAIEVHKDVQFSDIPMVAELPDDFDIDIRDLGIWIDPIDMKYNVLILLFILKQCLGNLYA from the exons ATGAAAAACGGAAGCAGACTACTGTCAATCCTACTCAAAGTAGCAGAAAAAGCAGCAAATATTGCAAGAGCTTGCAGGCACAATGATGCTCTATTCAAAATACTTGTGCAAGAGAAGTCAGACGAAGAAAAGAATCCACGATTCTTTCAGGACTTCAAAACTTTGGCAGACGTTCTTATACAAGAAACAATTAAACACGACATAGGGTTAGAG TTTCCAGAATTGGTTGAGGTAGTACAGGGAGAAGAAAATAACATTTTCAGTAATGCTATGGGTGAAACTATAGTGGTAGAAGTATGTTCTACTACCGAAGAAACTGCCAAACTATTAGCTAAGGTgatgggtagcgatatcgcaactgcgGAATTATTGGCTATAGAAGTTCACAAGGATGTCCAATTCTCAGATATTCCAATGGTGGCAGAGCTACCTGATGATTTTGATATTGACATTCGTGATCTTGGTATATGGATAGATCCAATTG ATATGAAATATAATGTATTAATATTGTTATTTATATTGAAACAATGTCTGGGAAATTTATATG CTTAA
- the Ppox gene encoding protoporphyrinogen oxidase isoform X3 yields MTAILGAGMSGLSAAYYALGTSKLAPLVVFEATNRVGGWVRSIKQPDGTIFEKGPRIIRISAQNILPLIEELDLSCKIIPIKMHHAAVKNRYVYADNALHSVPNSLKSIFTKNTLLNRSMISVLWKDFRAPKASKDDESVYSFVERRFGKDMAEKMAAPVFCGICGGDIHMLSAKSFMPKLVEFEQKHVQRAKREVWRMWGLKGGFEQLPQALAENIAKRGVNIKMESNCEQIVFNKNSVELTVNGKVEEYSRIISGLPAKSLANLVQKQHPELSKELLGIPTVTIAVVNLQFSGNVLPVKAFGVLVPPKEEIPILGVTFDSCVLPQNSNRTVLTVMMGGAWFEKYFGECSSEEHLKTVATEYATKILQIHENPTASNVSILRNCIPQYTIGHAQRLNCIHDYISAHKIPLGLCGSSYRGLGVVDVILSAKEAVSNINLP; encoded by the exons ATGACAGCAATCCTGGGTGCTGGAATGTCAGGTTTATCAGCTGCATATTATGCACTTGGAACATCAAAATTAGCTCCACTAGTTGTATTCGAAGCTACAAATCGTGTAGGTGGTTGGGTGCGTTCTATAAAACAGCCTGATGGAACAATATTTGAGAAAGGTCCACGCATTATTAGAATCAGCGCACAAAATATACTACCTTTAATAGAAGAATTAGATTTATCATGTAAAATTATTCCTATTAAGATGCATCATGCCGCCGTTAAAAATCGATATGTTTATGCTGATAATGCATTGCATTCTGTACCTAATAGCTTGAAGAGTATTTTTACCAAAAATACATTATTAAATCGTTCTATGATTAGTGTCCTCTGGAAGGATTTCAGAGCACCAAAAGCTTCTAAAGACGATGAAAGTGTATACAGTTTTGTAGAAAGAAGATTTGGCAAAGATATGGCTGAAAAAATGGCAGCCCCAGTTTTCTGTGGAATTTGTGGTGGTGATATACATATGTTAAGTGCAAAATCTTTTATGCCAAAATTAGTTGAATTTGAACAAAAGCATG TACAAAGAGCTAAAAGGGAGGTATGGCGTATGTGGGGCCTCAAAGGAGGTTTTGAACAATTACCTCAAGCATTAGCTGAAAATATAGCTAAGCGCGGAGTAAATATAAAGATGGAAAGTAATTGTGAACAAAttgtatttaataaaaattctgtGGAACTGACTGTAAATGGAAAAGTTGAGGAATATTCTCGTATTATATCAGGCTTACCTGCAAAGAGTTTAGCTAATCTAGTTCAAAAGCAACATCCAGAATTATCCAAAGAATTGCTCGGTATACCCACTGTAACAATAGCTGTGGTTAATCTCCAATTTTCTGGAAATGTTTTACCTGTAAAAGCCTTTGGAGTTCTTGTTCCACCTAAGGAAGAAATTCCAATTCTAGGTGTGACATTTGATTCGTGTGTTCTTCCCCAAAACTCTAATAGGACT GTACTGACAGTTATGATGGGTGGGGCATGGTTTGAAAAATACTTTGGTGAATGTTCATCTGAAGAACATTTAAAAACTGTGGCGACCGAATATGCAACTAAAATTTTACAGATTCACGAAAATCCCACGGCATCTAATGTCTCCATTTTGAGGAATTGTATTCCACAATATACAATAGGTCACGCACAACGCTTAAACTGCATCCACGATTATATTTCTGCACATAAAATTCCTTTAGGGCTGTGTGGCTCTTCATACCGCGGTCTAGGAGTCGTTGATGTTATTCTGTCAGCAAAAGAGGCTGTTTCTAATATCAATTTACCATAA
- the LOC143432810 gene encoding glycerate kinase, whose protein sequence is MPKHLKRKPKKRKARYIDPVKEEEQAKRIAAIQEKRQRIIDEVQLSIRRRRKDKLDIQNARFEKEARLRQKEIRDAEKTGSERTMLQIREDLSKIVETGIKCVYTSVIIPNKIKFDGKSILSIKGVKYKLKNNLHIVGWGKEAVTMSSAFERIVGKQLKKGWMVVPRKSIFMMWSFPEAFPPLDSRISYVEAGSDGQPDEKSVLATRRIINYCKKLKRRDLLIVMLSQGIDDLLCLPRDTITLRDKLRVLNRLKAAKATPEEINIVRNKLSAIRGGDLARISFPARVVTLITSDVSAKPMSELSGGPCVYDPKDEKALAILTKYRLIDRVPLSIRDLVEETIPWTMAADKQLDEYKKYKFVYEYVIACNADAMECMAVEVFKLGLFPMKLNSTCFGEIQEFAREYVKMASLMILAVEGKIDKLDMYQEMKESSVCPLTDDKVQEIFPAKDKWGLGLCLLLGGRPTVNLCSEPGHGGPNQELALYFSVYWYLRTQQYPILREYTVWFLGGSSYGKDGNTNAAGAFGYKSLSTDVYPEYEKAKMLYYDAHAKWWKLNEDKRFESKIADARKEMEELKIIKKKHADILPGRVLTENDTNVLFLNINDEDELLELKSGNYYTFTNVGDLHVIRIVRFQCNCDSVCHGQEEKICTDEECLVYQSLSAEALLKYQYCCRSGSRKD, encoded by the exons ATGCCGAAACACCTAAAAAGAAAACCTAAGAAACGAAAAGCAAGGTATATCGATCCCGTGAAGGAAGAAGAACAAGCTAAAAGAATAGCAGCGATACAAGAGAAACGACAACGAATCATTGATGAAGTACAGCTTTCAATAAGGAGGCGAAGAAAAGACAAATTAGATATACAAAATGCTCGTTTCGAGAAGGAAGCACGACTCCGACAAAAGGAAATTAGGGATGCTGAGAAAACAGGGAGTGAAAGGACCATGCTACAG ATTCGCGAGGACTTGAGCAAGATCGTCGAAACAGGTATAAAGTGTGTGTACACATCGGTGATTATACCGAACAAAATTAAATTCGATGGCAAATCGATTCTGTCGATTAAAGGTGTGAAgtataaattgaaaaataatttgcATATCGTGGGCTGGGGGAAGGAAGCGGTTACGATGAGTTCGGCGTTCGAACGAATCGTTGGTAAACAATTAAAAAAGGGGTGGATGGTGGTGCCTCGGAAATCGATTTTTATGATGTGGAGCTTCCCCGAAGCGTTCCCGCCCTTGGACAGTCGGATTTCTTACGTCGAAGCTGGTTCCGATGGACAGCCGGACGAGAAATCCGTGCTGGCCACTAGGAGAATTATAAATTATTGCAAAAAGTTAAAGAGGAGAGATTTGCTGATAGTCATGCTCTCCCAAGGGATCGACGATCTCCTTTGCCTTCCACGAGACACTATTACATTAAGAGATAAGCTCAGAGTGTTGAATAGACTGAAGGCTGCTAAAGCAACCCCTGAAGAAATAAATATTGTAAGAAACAAGCTTTCTGCTATTAGAG GTGGAGACCTAGCAAGAATCTCATTCCCAGCAAGGGTCGTAACCCTAATCACGTCGGATGTTTCGGCAAAGCCAATGTCCGAACTATCGGGCGGACCATGCGTCTATGATCCGAAGGATGAAAAAGCTTTGGCGATACTGACCAAGTACAGACTGATCGACAGGGTGCCATTGAGTATCAGAGATTTAGTAGAAGAAACGATACCGTGGACCATGGCCGCCGACAAGCAACTGGACGAATACAAAAAGTACAAATTTGTCTACGAATACGTGATCGCCTGTAACGCAGACGCTATGGAGTGCATGGCCGTCGAAGTTTTTAAGTTAGGCCTGTTCCCAATGAAACTGAATTCAACTTGTTTCGGAGAGATCCAAGAGTTCGCCCGCGAATATGTTAAAATGGCGTCTTTGATGATATTGGCTGTCGAAGGAAAAATTGATAAATTGGACATGTACCAGGAAATGAAGGAAAGTTCAGTGTGCCCTCTGACCGATGACAAGGTGCAAGAGATATTTCCTGCAAAAGATAAATGGGGTTTGGGATTGTGCCTTCTATTGGGCGGTCGGCCGACTGTTAATCTCTGCTCCGAACCTGGACACGGTGGACCTAATCAGGAGCTCGCGTTATACTTTTCCGTATATTGGTATCTACGTACACAACAGTATCCAATCTTGCGCGAGTATACCGTCTGGTTCTTGGGCGGCAGCTCCTATGGGAAAGACGGCAATACGAACGCGGCCGGTGCGTTTGGTTACAAGAGCTTGAGCACCGACGTGTATCCCGAATACGAGAAAGCGAAGATGTTGTACTACGACGCCCATGCGAAGTGGTGGAAACTTAACGAGGACAAACGCTTCGAATCGAAAATAGCG GATGCTCGAAAAGAAATGGAGGAACTTAAGATTATCAAGAAGAAACATGCAGATATTCTACCTGGTCGTGTTTTAACTGAGAACGATACGAATGTATTGTTCTTGAACATTAACGACGAAGACGAATTATTGGAATTGAAGAGCGGCAATTATTATACGTTCACGAATGTCGGAGATCTTCATGTTATACGGATTGTCCGGTTTCAATGTAACTGTGACAGTGTCTGTCATGGGCAAGAAGAAAAAATCTGCACCGACGAGGAATGTTTGGTCTATCAATCATTATCGGCAGAGGCGCTCTTAAAATACCAATATTGTTGTCGAAGTGGTAGTCGAAAGGATTAA
- the Ppox gene encoding protoporphyrinogen oxidase isoform X1 — MTAILGAGMSGLSAAYYALGTSKLAPLVVFEATNRVGGWVRSIKQPDGTIFEKGPRIIRISAQNILPLIEELDLSCKIIPIKMHHAAVKNRYVYADNALHSVPNSLKSIFTKNTLLNRSMISVLWKDFRAPKASKDDESVYSFVERRFGKDMAEKMAAPVFCGICGGDIHMLSAKSFMPKLVEFEQKHGSIFIGSIREMPNKIKEIKSMNTGTIANSYLVQRAKREVWRMWGLKGGFEQLPQALAENIAKRGVNIKMESNCEQIVFNKNSVELTVNGKVEEYSRIISGLPAKSLANLVQKQHPELSKELLGIPTVTIAVVNLQFSGNVLPVKAFGVLVPPKEEIPILGVTFDSCVLPQNSNRTVLTVMMGGAWFEKYFGECSSEEHLKTVATEYATKILQIHENPTASNVSILRNCIPQYTIGHAQRLNCIHDYISAHKIPLGLCGSSYRGLGVVDVILSAKEAVSNINLP, encoded by the exons ATGACAGCAATCCTGGGTGCTGGAATGTCAGGTTTATCAGCTGCATATTATGCACTTGGAACATCAAAATTAGCTCCACTAGTTGTATTCGAAGCTACAAATCGTGTAGGTGGTTGGGTGCGTTCTATAAAACAGCCTGATGGAACAATATTTGAGAAAGGTCCACGCATTATTAGAATCAGCGCACAAAATATACTACCTTTAATAGAAGAATTAGATTTATCATGTAAAATTATTCCTATTAAGATGCATCATGCCGCCGTTAAAAATCGATATGTTTATGCTGATAATGCATTGCATTCTGTACCTAATAGCTTGAAGAGTATTTTTACCAAAAATACATTATTAAATCGTTCTATGATTAGTGTCCTCTGGAAGGATTTCAGAGCACCAAAAGCTTCTAAAGACGATGAAAGTGTATACAGTTTTGTAGAAAGAAGATTTGGCAAAGATATGGCTGAAAAAATGGCAGCCCCAGTTTTCTGTGGAATTTGTGGTGGTGATATACATATGTTAAGTGCAAAATCTTTTATGCCAAAATTAGTTGAATTTGAACAAAAGCATGGTAGCATATTCATAGGTTCTATACGAGAAATGCCAAATAAAATAAAGGAAATAAAATCTATGAACACTGGGACAATTGCAAATTCTTATTTAGTACAAAGAGCTAAAAGGGAGGTATGGCGTATGTGGGGCCTCAAAGGAGGTTTTGAACAATTACCTCAAGCATTAGCTGAAAATATAGCTAAGCGCGGAGTAAATATAAAGATGGAAAGTAATTGTGAACAAAttgtatttaataaaaattctgtGGAACTGACTGTAAATGGAAAAGTTGAGGAATATTCTCGTATTATATCAGGCTTACCTGCAAAGAGTTTAGCTAATCTAGTTCAAAAGCAACATCCAGAATTATCCAAAGAATTGCTCGGTATACCCACTGTAACAATAGCTGTGGTTAATCTCCAATTTTCTGGAAATGTTTTACCTGTAAAAGCCTTTGGAGTTCTTGTTCCACCTAAGGAAGAAATTCCAATTCTAGGTGTGACATTTGATTCGTGTGTTCTTCCCCAAAACTCTAATAGGACT GTACTGACAGTTATGATGGGTGGGGCATGGTTTGAAAAATACTTTGGTGAATGTTCATCTGAAGAACATTTAAAAACTGTGGCGACCGAATATGCAACTAAAATTTTACAGATTCACGAAAATCCCACGGCATCTAATGTCTCCATTTTGAGGAATTGTATTCCACAATATACAATAGGTCACGCACAACGCTTAAACTGCATCCACGATTATATTTCTGCACATAAAATTCCTTTAGGGCTGTGTGGCTCTTCATACCGCGGTCTAGGAGTCGTTGATGTTATTCTGTCAGCAAAAGAGGCTGTTTCTAATATCAATTTACCATAA
- the LOC143422845 gene encoding pancreatic triacylglycerol lipase — protein sequence MIKFGVFIFLVLATNLLTVESIFIRLYNRNGSFIDEDITNAAQLVPRMDMNEKVTIYIHGYQGNISNIGVQIITNAYLENTNHNILAIDYESIANWIYPISTVLLSRVGNAVAKAVNDMMDAGISPQKIHLIGFSLGSHVAGFAGRNTKVKISRITGLDPAGPMFYFIISALKTSDAEFVDVIHTDRLLLGSATTKGNANFFPNFGYRRQPNCRQNGVVTDVCSHVMSYKYYAESVKNPNAFIGLKCSSTLKYISGACNNNEEVVMGFATPTNASGKYYLTTNLKSPYGRGRNGIMRSE from the exons ATGATCAAATTTggtgtttttatttttttggtCCTGGCCACCAATTTGCTGACAG TTGAAAGCATCTTCATTCGTTTGTACAACAG aaaTGGTTCTTTCATTGATGAAGATATAACGAATGCAGCTCAACTGGTGCCCAGAATGGACATGAATGAAAAGGTAACAATCTACATTCACGGTTATCAAGGAAACATATCGAACATAGGTGTACAAATTATAACGAATG CGTATTTAGAGAACACCAACCACAACATTCTTGCAATCGATTACGAAAGTATTGCCAATTGGATTTACCCAATCTCAACGGTATTGCTCAGTAGAGTAGGTAACGCCGTGGCTAAAGCTGTGAATGATATGATGGATGCTGGTATAAGCCCACAAAAAATACATCTAATTGGATTTTCGTTGGGCAGTCATGTCGCTGGATTTGCAGGACGTAACACCAAGGTGAAGATCTCTAGGATAACAG GTTTGGATCCAGCGGGTCCCATGTTCTACTTTATTATTTCTGCTTTAAAAACGTCTGACGCCGAGTTTGTAGATGTTATACACACTGATAGGCTGCTTCTTGGTTCAGCTACGACAAAAGGCAACGCGAATTTTTTCCCGAATTTCGGATACAGACGACAGCCTAACTGTCGGCAAAACGGTGTGGTTACAG ATGTATGCAGTCATGTCATGTCGTATAAATACTACGCGGAATCGGTTAAAAATCCCAACGCTTTCATTGGTCTCAAGTGTAGTTCTACTTTGAAGTATATCTCAGGAGCATGCAATAACAACGAAGAAGTTGTAATGGGCTTTGCCACGCCAACGAATGC GAGTGGTAAGTACTACCTCACGACAAATTTGAAGAGCCCTTATGGTCGAGGACGGAATGGAATAATGCGATCGGAATAA
- the Taf13 gene encoding TATA-box binding protein associated factor 13 isoform X2: MTTEEAFEQFEDEEAEIPIGGTLPGGRKRLFSKELRCMMYGFGDDQNPYTESVDLLEDLVIEFITEMTHRAMEIGRTGRVQVEDIVFLVRKDPRKYARVKDLLTMNEELKKARKAFDEVKYAE, encoded by the exons aTGACTACAGAAGAAGCTTTCGAACAG TTCGAAGATGAGGAGGCAGAAATTCCGATCGGCGGAACTTTACCTGGAGGTAGAAAACGATTATTTTCGAAGGAATTACGCTGCATGATGTATGGTTTTGGGGATGATCAAAATCCTTACACAGAGAGTGTGGATTTATTAGAAGATCTGGTTATTGAATTTATCACTGAAATGACGCACAGAGCTATGGAAATCGGTCGTACAGGTCGTGTACAAGTAGAGGATATTGTATTCCTAG TTAGAAAAGACCCGAGAAAATATGCAAGGGTCAAGGATCTCCTGACAATGAACGAAGAATTAAAGAAAGCTAGAAAAGCATTCGATGAAGTTAAATATGCAG AATAA
- the Ppox gene encoding protoporphyrinogen oxidase isoform X2, with amino-acid sequence MTAILGAGMSGLSAAYYALGTSKLAPLVVFEATNRVGGWVRSIKQPDGTIFEKGPRIIRISAQNILPLIEELDLSCKIIPIKMHHAAVKNRYVYADNALHSVPNSLKSIFTKNTLLNRSMISVLWKDFRAPKASKDDESVYSFVERRFGKDMAEKMAAPVFCGICGGDIHMLSAKSFMPKLVEFEQKHGSIFIVQRAKREVWRMWGLKGGFEQLPQALAENIAKRGVNIKMESNCEQIVFNKNSVELTVNGKVEEYSRIISGLPAKSLANLVQKQHPELSKELLGIPTVTIAVVNLQFSGNVLPVKAFGVLVPPKEEIPILGVTFDSCVLPQNSNRTVLTVMMGGAWFEKYFGECSSEEHLKTVATEYATKILQIHENPTASNVSILRNCIPQYTIGHAQRLNCIHDYISAHKIPLGLCGSSYRGLGVVDVILSAKEAVSNINLP; translated from the exons ATGACAGCAATCCTGGGTGCTGGAATGTCAGGTTTATCAGCTGCATATTATGCACTTGGAACATCAAAATTAGCTCCACTAGTTGTATTCGAAGCTACAAATCGTGTAGGTGGTTGGGTGCGTTCTATAAAACAGCCTGATGGAACAATATTTGAGAAAGGTCCACGCATTATTAGAATCAGCGCACAAAATATACTACCTTTAATAGAAGAATTAGATTTATCATGTAAAATTATTCCTATTAAGATGCATCATGCCGCCGTTAAAAATCGATATGTTTATGCTGATAATGCATTGCATTCTGTACCTAATAGCTTGAAGAGTATTTTTACCAAAAATACATTATTAAATCGTTCTATGATTAGTGTCCTCTGGAAGGATTTCAGAGCACCAAAAGCTTCTAAAGACGATGAAAGTGTATACAGTTTTGTAGAAAGAAGATTTGGCAAAGATATGGCTGAAAAAATGGCAGCCCCAGTTTTCTGTGGAATTTGTGGTGGTGATATACATATGTTAAGTGCAAAATCTTTTATGCCAAAATTAGTTGAATTTGAACAAAAGCATGGTAGCATATTCATAG TACAAAGAGCTAAAAGGGAGGTATGGCGTATGTGGGGCCTCAAAGGAGGTTTTGAACAATTACCTCAAGCATTAGCTGAAAATATAGCTAAGCGCGGAGTAAATATAAAGATGGAAAGTAATTGTGAACAAAttgtatttaataaaaattctgtGGAACTGACTGTAAATGGAAAAGTTGAGGAATATTCTCGTATTATATCAGGCTTACCTGCAAAGAGTTTAGCTAATCTAGTTCAAAAGCAACATCCAGAATTATCCAAAGAATTGCTCGGTATACCCACTGTAACAATAGCTGTGGTTAATCTCCAATTTTCTGGAAATGTTTTACCTGTAAAAGCCTTTGGAGTTCTTGTTCCACCTAAGGAAGAAATTCCAATTCTAGGTGTGACATTTGATTCGTGTGTTCTTCCCCAAAACTCTAATAGGACT GTACTGACAGTTATGATGGGTGGGGCATGGTTTGAAAAATACTTTGGTGAATGTTCATCTGAAGAACATTTAAAAACTGTGGCGACCGAATATGCAACTAAAATTTTACAGATTCACGAAAATCCCACGGCATCTAATGTCTCCATTTTGAGGAATTGTATTCCACAATATACAATAGGTCACGCACAACGCTTAAACTGCATCCACGATTATATTTCTGCACATAAAATTCCTTTAGGGCTGTGTGGCTCTTCATACCGCGGTCTAGGAGTCGTTGATGTTATTCTGTCAGCAAAAGAGGCTGTTTCTAATATCAATTTACCATAA